A stretch of the Massilia varians genome encodes the following:
- a CDS encoding fumarylacetoacetate hydrolase family protein translates to MRLVRYGRPGKEKPGLFDEEGRLRDLSGIIDDVDASQLSDKALRKLAKIDWKTLPLVRGNPRLGVPVKGVGKFIGIGMNYADHAAETGGEVPKEPIFFTKAISSLSGPDDPVQLPKGSKKTDWEVELGVVIGTRAQYVSEDEALKYVAGYCVVNDVSERAFQFEMGSQWDKGKGCDSFGPVGPFLVTRDEIYDVQDLDLYLELNGKRMQTGNTSNMIFTVARIVSYVSRFMTLEPGDIITTGTPPGVGMGRSPQRFLKKGDKLRLGIAGLGEQQQEVVAFPK, encoded by the coding sequence ATGAGATTGGTGCGCTATGGCCGCCCGGGCAAGGAAAAGCCGGGCCTGTTCGACGAAGAGGGCCGCCTGCGCGACCTGTCCGGGATCATCGACGACGTCGACGCGTCGCAGCTCTCGGACAAGGCGCTGCGCAAGCTGGCGAAGATCGACTGGAAGACGCTGCCGCTGGTGCGCGGCAATCCGCGCCTGGGCGTGCCGGTCAAGGGCGTCGGCAAGTTCATCGGCATCGGCATGAACTATGCCGACCACGCTGCCGAGACGGGGGGCGAGGTGCCGAAGGAGCCGATCTTCTTCACCAAGGCGATCAGCAGCCTGTCCGGTCCGGACGATCCGGTCCAGCTGCCCAAGGGCTCGAAGAAGACCGACTGGGAAGTCGAACTGGGCGTGGTGATCGGCACCCGCGCGCAGTACGTGAGCGAAGACGAGGCGCTCAAGTACGTGGCCGGCTACTGCGTGGTCAACGACGTGTCCGAGCGCGCCTTCCAGTTCGAGATGGGCTCGCAGTGGGACAAGGGCAAGGGCTGCGACAGCTTCGGTCCGGTCGGCCCCTTCCTGGTCACGCGCGACGAAATCTATGACGTGCAGGACCTGGACCTCTACCTGGAACTGAACGGCAAGCGCATGCAGACCGGGAATACGTCGAACATGATCTTCACGGTTGCTAGAATCGTCAGCTACGTGTCGCGCTTCATGACCCTGGAGCCGGGCGACATCATCACCACCGGCACCCCGCCGGGCGTGGGCATGGGACGCTCGCCGCAGCGCTTCCTGAAGAAGGGCGACAAGCTCAGGCTCGGCATCGCCGGACTGGGCGAGCAGCAGCAGGAAGTGGTCGCTTTCCCGAAGTAA
- a CDS encoding c-type cytochrome, with protein MSVLRIAAALALAGLAACSPKRPPVGVQGDPERGKIAVTQYACQSCHMIPGVPGSKVYVGRPLEGMAGRKVLAGAVPGGQDGLVRWIRDPQSIDPHTAMPNMGVSARDALDISAYLLSQ; from the coding sequence ATGAGCGTCTTGCGCATCGCGGCGGCACTGGCGCTGGCGGGCCTGGCCGCCTGCTCGCCCAAGCGGCCGCCGGTCGGCGTGCAGGGCGACCCGGAGCGCGGCAAGATCGCCGTGACGCAGTATGCCTGCCAGTCCTGCCATATGATTCCCGGCGTGCCCGGCTCGAAGGTCTACGTCGGCCGCCCGCTCGAAGGCATGGCCGGGCGCAAGGTGCTGGCGGGAGCGGTGCCGGGCGGCCAGGACGGCCTGGTGCGCTGGATCCGCGACCCGCAGTCGATCGATCCGCATACCGCCATGCCGAACATGGGCGTGAGCGCACGCGATGCGCTCGATATCAGCGCATATCTGCTGAGCCAATAA
- a CDS encoding c-type cytochrome — MLSNRQWLIVKTAVLTLLAAGAAAGAAGLAVLFGGWYNIGATAQHFPFVYTVLEEGMANSVRHHAREVRVPRLGDEQQLRIGAAVYRDKCLQCHGGPGVAQSTIGMSMQPIPGPLVDANQHWEARELYWITKNGIKMSGMPAWEYHLGEDEIWAVVAFVRAMPAMSAQDFRAWTAAPGAPALAQGGAK; from the coding sequence ATGCTCTCCAACCGCCAATGGCTGATCGTGAAGACCGCTGTACTGACGCTGCTCGCGGCGGGCGCCGCCGCGGGTGCGGCCGGCCTCGCGGTCCTTTTCGGCGGCTGGTACAACATCGGGGCCACCGCCCAGCATTTCCCCTTCGTGTACACGGTGCTGGAAGAGGGCATGGCCAACTCGGTGCGCCACCACGCACGCGAGGTGCGGGTGCCGCGCCTCGGGGACGAGCAGCAGCTGCGCATCGGCGCCGCGGTCTACCGCGACAAGTGCCTGCAATGCCACGGCGGCCCGGGCGTGGCCCAGTCCACCATCGGCATGAGCATGCAGCCGATTCCGGGGCCGCTGGTGGACGCCAACCAGCACTGGGAAGCGCGCGAGCTGTACTGGATCACGAAGAACGGCATCAAGATGAGCGGCATGCCGGCCTGGGAATACCACCTGGGCGAGGACGAGATCTGGGCGGTGGTGGCCTTCGTGAGGGCCATGCCGGCGATGAGCGCGCAGGATTTCCGCGCCTGGACGGCGGCGCCTGGCGCGCCGGCGCTGGCGCAGGGAGGAGCGAAATGA
- a CDS encoding c-type cytochrome, with the protein MLACTVLLAGCKDDARPVVPGGDVQVGLRLVTQYQCGACHVIPGVQGADGKSEDAGPSLDYIGRLSYIAGGIPNQPANMVQWLRVPHAVKPGTEMPPMGLTEQEARHIAAFLYTLR; encoded by the coding sequence ATGCTGGCTTGTACCGTCTTGCTCGCCGGGTGCAAGGACGACGCGCGCCCGGTCGTCCCCGGCGGCGACGTGCAGGTGGGCCTGCGGCTGGTCACCCAGTACCAGTGCGGCGCCTGCCACGTGATCCCGGGCGTGCAGGGCGCGGACGGCAAGTCGGAGGACGCCGGCCCTTCGCTCGACTACATCGGCCGCCTGAGCTACATCGCCGGCGGCATCCCCAACCAGCCCGCCAACATGGTGCAATGGCTGCGCGTGCCGCATGCCGTCAAACCCGGCACCGAGATGCCGCCCATGGGCCTGACGGAACAGGAAGCGCGCCACATCGCGGCCTTCCTGTACACCCTGAGGTGA
- the coxB gene encoding cytochrome c oxidase subunit II, translating to MTGTLHSALEPAGWDAAIISQFAWVMFGAGAVIFAAVMALLYLSLRRQERPARALLWIGGGGIAFPVVVLTALLGWSTWRSAQLAPQTSRDALTISVTAKMWWWEVRYHDPASGREIATANEIHIPVGRSVYLGLNSADVIHSLWVPSLAGKRDMVPGRVTGLTLRADKPGIYRGQCAEYCGAQHAKMALHVVALAPQEFEAWLARQAQPARPADNAILARGRAAFLEQRCQACHTIRGVAEGSRLGPDLTHVGSRMHIGAGTLRNHRDTLGGWIADPQAAKPGVFMPGSQDLDRDTLRALATYLEHLK from the coding sequence ATGACCGGCACCCTGCACTCGGCCCTGGAGCCGGCCGGCTGGGACGCGGCCATCATCAGCCAGTTCGCCTGGGTGATGTTCGGCGCCGGCGCCGTGATCTTCGCCGCCGTGATGGCGCTGCTCTACCTCAGCCTGCGGCGCCAGGAGCGACCGGCGCGCGCGCTGCTGTGGATCGGGGGCGGCGGCATCGCCTTCCCGGTGGTGGTGCTCACCGCGCTCCTGGGGTGGAGCACCTGGCGCAGCGCCCAGCTGGCGCCGCAGACTTCGCGCGACGCGCTCACCATCTCGGTCACCGCCAAGATGTGGTGGTGGGAAGTGCGCTACCACGACCCGGCGAGCGGACGCGAGATCGCCACCGCCAACGAGATCCACATCCCGGTCGGCCGCAGCGTCTACCTCGGCCTGAATTCGGCCGACGTGATCCACAGCCTGTGGGTGCCCTCGCTGGCCGGCAAGCGCGACATGGTGCCGGGCCGCGTCACCGGCCTGACCCTGCGCGCCGACAAGCCGGGCATCTACCGCGGCCAGTGCGCCGAATACTGCGGCGCCCAGCATGCCAAGATGGCGCTGCACGTGGTGGCGCTGGCGCCGCAGGAATTCGAGGCCTGGCTGGCGCGCCAGGCGCAGCCGGCCAGGCCCGCGGACAACGCAATCCTCGCACGCGGCCGCGCCGCCTTCCTCGAGCAGCGCTGCCAGGCCTGCCATACGATCCGCGGCGTGGCCGAAGGCTCGCGCCTGGGTCCGGACCTGACCCACGTCGGCAGCCGCATGCACATCGGCGCCGGCACCCTGCGCAATCACCGCGACACGCTGGGAGGCTGGATCGCCGACCCGCAGGCCGCCAAGCCCGGCGTCTTCATGCCCGGCTCGCAAGACCTCGACCGCGACACGCTGCGCGCGCTGGCCACCTACCTCGAGCACCTGAAATGA